In Primulina eburnea isolate SZY01 chromosome 14, ASM2296580v1, whole genome shotgun sequence, the following proteins share a genomic window:
- the LOC140811849 gene encoding probable calcium-binding protein CML18 — translation MSGKVAAGGKLDDEQLAQLREIFRSFDRNNDGSLTELELGSLLRSLGLKPSTDQLDSLIQKADRNNNGLVEFSEFVALVAPELLPAKSPYTEDQLKHLFKMFDRDGNGYITAAELAHSMAKLGHALTAEELTGMIREADTDGDGRISFPEFSQAIVSAAFDNCWN, via the coding sequence ATGAGCGGTAAAGTGGCGGCGGGGGGCAAGTTAGACGACGAGCAACTGGCTCAGCTCCGCGAGATTTTCCGATCATTCGACAGAAACAACGACGGGAGCTTAACGGAGCTGGAGCTCGGGTCGCTCCTTCGATCTCTCGGATTGAAGCCGAGCACGGATCAGCTGGATTCTTTGATTCAGAAGGCGGACAGGAACAACAACGGGTTGGTGGAGTTCTCGGAGTTCGTGGCCCTGGTGGCGCCGGAGCTCCTGCCGGCGAAATCTCCTTACACAGAGGATCAATTGAAGCATCTGTTCAAGATGTTTGACAGAGACGGAAATGGGTATATCACCGCGGCGGAGCTGGCCCACTCGATGGCCAAGCTCGGCCACGCGTTGACCGCGGAGGAGCTGACGGGGATGATCCGGGAGGCGGATACGGACGGAGACGGGCGGATCAGTTTCCCAGAATTCTCGCAGGCTATTGTGTCTGCTGCATTTGATAATTGCTGGAATTGA
- the LOC140811848 gene encoding uncharacterized protein — MVLWEITLGTAYFLGLKRTYKLALKLQRRLISPRYPKTRQLVQRRTRAIFDVALKVHRNIQERDIEIGRNLGNWILRWLDRMKPSAQIRGNPSPGSNTNTNTNTKKQSSSTSQLNNRGSFQKFGARSGNQDSARQLFTAARNPSHRPFATIAVTRRPAGGNTQYSQFKTGGFNPFEAKNGKFGLVDVIRNDVRQWMNH, encoded by the exons ATGGTGTTATGGGAAATCACATTGGGTACAGCGTATTTTTTGGGTCTGAAAAGAACCTACAAATTGGCTCTCAAGCTTCAGAGGAGGCTCATTAGCCCTAGATATCCCAAGACCCGTCAACTCGTTCAAAG ACGAACTCGAGCTATATTTGATGTGGCACTCAAAGTGCATCGTAATATTCAAGAAAGGGATATTGAAATTGGTAGGAATCTTGGGAACTGGATCCTTCGGTGGCTTGACAGAATGAAGCCATCTGCTCAGATCCGAGGAAATCCTTCCCCTGGCAGCAACACCAACACCAACACCAACACCAAAAAGCAGTCGAGCAGCACATCTCAGCTGAACAATCGAGGAAGCTTCCAAAAATTTGGTGCAAGATCGGGGAATCAAGATTCGGCCAGACAATTGTTTACAGCTGCAAGAAATCCTTCACATAGACCTTTCGCCACCATCGCCGTGACGAGGAGGCCTGCTGGTGGTAATACACAATATAGCCAGTTCAAAACTGGTGGCTTCAATCCGTTTGAAGCGAAAAATGGGAAATTTGGGCTTGTGGATGTGATCAGAAATGACGTAAGGCAGTGGATGAATCACTGA